The Anas acuta chromosome 2, bAnaAcu1.1, whole genome shotgun sequence genomic interval AATTAAGCTAAGTGAGTGTGAGGAGGTGGGCTTTTCCCATCAGCTTTTCCCACTCATGGCCTTCAGCTCCTCAAGACTCTGGGAGacctgctctgctgtgcaggagctgagctgcgACTCCTTTCTAtacaggaaaatggaaagtttCGGCTGATGGAAATTCCTGCCTTGCCTACAGGCAGTGTTAAGGCAAAGTGTGTTCTCGATCCTCTGATCAGTGAAAacgagggaaaagaaaaggaaaagaagaaagatactACCCTACATTCACCCAAAATGTAACTCATCACAAGCTGACATAATTACGCCAGGTATTAAATTGCTCTCAGTATTCATGAAGCATTCCTCTGGCAAAAGTACGACAAAGTTTTCACATTGTCTAATGAAGCTGAATGCTACCCTGTCACATAACTGAATGTTACAGTGCTGTATACCCCACTGGGCCACTTAATTAGATTGAATgcaccaaaaaaataatttaacctGTATTTGTTGGCACAGTTTAGCCCATGGGAGTGTTTTCAGAAGACAGTAAAAAATTACAGGGAGCCGTATAGTTTTGAACCACAGGAGTATATCACTGCTTTCTACAAAGAGtagttgaaataaaatattatttacattcAACAGTCTTATGAGTATGTAAGGAAGCACAAAGCATATGTATGGCTCTGTTCTGTGCcccaaatctttttctttttccccccacatGGTTATTTCATTGAGGAGAGGTGATATTTGACCTAACTTCTGACCAGGACAGCTGGTAAGCCTggaggggctgagccctgcacGGCTGAACCTGCCAGAGGAGGCTGGAGGCGCTGCTGGGGAGAGCCAGCAGGGAAAGCTCTGCCCTACTGCCCTCAGGAGTTCAGGGATACCCGACTTACACAAGGGGGAGATGTGTGTGTAGCCAGCAATGTTAATTTATATGGCATATCTAAAAGCCTGGCGTTGCGGAGCTTGATAGCACGATGCAGCCCTACCCTTTGCCTGCTTTACAACACCTTCATGGACTGCTGTAGCTGCAAAAGTCTAGCAACGTTGGCTCAGCATATTTACAATCCGAGAAGCAGAAGCCATGCTTCCTTTTCCATGCGTCTCCCCTTCCTGTGTCCGAAGCATggatttttgcttcatttttggcCGGGGCTTGGGGTGGGATTATTGGCTGAATGCCGCGCTCCCCCTCCAAAAAGGCAACATTTCTATTTCGGTCAGTGGCTGTTTTGCCCGAAGAAGGACGGCAAGGTACAGGGTCTGCTTCTGCTCTCGCTTACTGAGAAGTCTAAACTCATGGAATTGTACCAGTAAAACAGGTGTGAGACCTGACCACGGCCCTTGGCCTTTAAAGAGTTCATAAACCAAATTCTCTTCCTAGCAATTGCTTTTTGAAACCAAGTACCTAAATATACCATTGCTGTGGGCTGGTAAGTTAAAACCAGTGCTGAAAGGAGAAGTAGCGATGTTCTCAACAGAACCGGTTCCactgtgttttgctttaaaatttgtAGGTTGTATGATTTAATTTTATACTTCTGGCGTAGGTTGTTGCgtttttggggagggaagggctACACGTTCCCCTCTGAAACTCTTCCTAGTATTTTTGCAACAGGCCAGACGACGTTACGGCTTGCAAACATGAAGACCATGCTAAACATTAAGGTCGTGGCAATGGAAGTGTTAGGACTGACGCCAAGCCGGGTTTCCAGATCTACCCATTTGTGGTGCACGGCAGGGTCACGGCCTAACCGAGCCTGCCGCAAGCCGGTCGTTACTGGCACAGGATCCTTTGCAGTGATTTTTTAGCATTATGGTCAGATTCCTGTATACTTCGTTTAGTTAATCTCAGCTTTTACATGGTAGTCATTCCTGATCTcccttaactttttttttaaaagtataaagTTTATGAAAAACATACGAATCTATTAATTTTTACCTTAATTTCGTATTATCAGTACTGCCAAGCATAACAGACTAAtactttttatgtaaataaaaacttAGATATTAGTAGGTCCTAAAACATAATCATACATGGTCTTTTAGCTACCAAAACTAAATTACTCTGCTGCCAATCCTATGCTTCCTGTAAGGACCAATAGGACTGTTTAGCAGTGAGATCTATGGGCTGTTTTcattagaaaagaaatagctACTGTaggtcaaagaaaaaaagtcacataaaaaaaaataaatcagagtttTCAtctaattttgtaattttacaCCTGTAAGCAAGTAGACGAGGCTGGACATTGTTTTCATGGACTGGGCTGTCTACTCGTGTAACTCTGTGGAACCCAGTAGATTCCTGCCAAAGTGCACAGTGCTTGCAGAATGACCCCCTGAGACCTTCTGGGTAAGTTAAAATATACATAAGTATGGCCAGAGTATTCTCCCCAAAAAGGCTGTCAGGCACTAAACCACAAGATTCATACTATTAATCAATAAAATTCTAGAGTTATATACACACAATTGTATACAGTAGCTTGAGGAAAAGAAGCTACAACACGCTTATAATTGCTAAATTACATATGCAAGCATATTctaaaatagaatatttttatatgattacaataaaatatgttttagtaTTAAATATTACTTAGCAACAAGTGATAAATGGCCAATGTAAATGTTGTCTGAatacagctgtatttttcaCAGTCTGAGGCTTAATCATATTTCATTAAGAGGGAGGAATTTGATCTTGTTTTTCcttagctgtatttttttcttttcatgtattAGCCTACCTAAAAGTGTATTTTACAAGCTATTTCAATACTGCATTTTAATAACTACAGAACAGTTTTataaagctttcaaaatatCCCATCAATATTTAAATGGCAAATACTATACAATAAAGAACAAGgtcacaaaaatatataatatgtgGCAAGGCTTTGCTGAATTAATCTTTTAGAATTTTGATCTAATGGTCTGTTTCACAAATGTGAATTTTGCTTAACAACTATTCATGCTGGCGTATCCTAAGCCAGACCCTGTCCCCGTTTAAATAATGGCAAAATTCCTGTTGATTTCAATATAGATCCATCAAATGTTACTTTATGTAACCTTTATAGCATACTGGGAAAGTTCAGTTAGATTTTAGCATTCGTAACCTGAAACTTAAGATACCAGCCAGATGGACACTACCGAGTTTGGTAGATTAATCGATCGTTTTGTAATGGCTGGTGTTCTGGCATAGCCTTTTGCGAGAAGAGCGCTCTGTTTGCCCGTGCATTGTTGCCTTCGCTCACCCATGTGAGCATACAGCAGCTAACCTTGTGTTTGAGACCCTGACAATGAACAGCCACTAACACTGATTTCCAGCTCACCTCCTTTCCCATCATTATCCGCCTGCCATGAATAGGCACGGCTGGCTGGGCAAACTTCTACTCTCACCCCaatttgagatttattttcattttagcaaACTGGCTGGTAAGTAGGAATGCGGTTCGTGACTCATTTccatgcagaaaacaaacaaagaaaagcgAGACATACTCTTGAATAGTCAAGCTCCCTGGGCGTGGAGTCGGTTAAAGCTCGGACGAGGGCGTTCATCATGCTGATGGGAGGAGAAGGCGGGGAGGGCTGAGAAGGTTCTTGCTGCAAGGGGCTCTTTGGTTTGGAAGGCAGCCGACCTCTTCTCCCTTTCAGGCTGTCCGTGCGGACAACTGCGTAAAAAAGAGGGGGATCAGTTGTGAGGACACCAGCAGACGACCGATCAGACCGAGCACTTGCTTCCCTCGCGATGGCCAGCCCAGCAAAAACAAGAGCATTCTCCAATTTCAGCACGTGCTACCGATGCCTTTGATCGCAGAGAAACACAAACGGTACCAGAAGGGCGTCAGACCCCTGGTCGTAAGCAGCAGCCTGACTGCTGAGTTGAAGCCCAGCTGTGTTCCCAGCGCTCGTGCTTTGTTTGCAGCACGCCTGTGTGCCCCTATATGTGCACGCACACGCACGGCTCTACTGCTGAAAGAAAACCGAACGTGAAACGCAAGTGCTACTACTGCCAGCGCACCTCCTGTATGGCAGGGTCTTTCTTTCCAAGTAATTTTAGCTTTCTCGAAGCAGCCGAAAAATATGTTCACACCATACAGGCTGTATTATCCACGTCGGTATTTGCAATGGGACTGCTCACACGGCATTACTCACGTacttaaatatttgcagaattgGGACTAATGAGTTGATCCTGTTTCCATTTAAATTAATTGCAAATTTACAATCAGCTTGTGGGAACGAGACAAGACTGTATGCAAAAATGCACGCACGACAATGACATGCAGCCCCCTGTGAGATAATACGTGGAAGCCCCCAGCACTACTGAACGACATTCCAAGTTCGTAAAGGAGACATTTTGGCCAGAGTCAAATTATCCTCTCGTGACCTTGCTGTTCTCGAACTCTGGGGTCCCAGAAAGTCTAGATATGATAAACCCACTAACTTTGGTgacaagacaaaaaataaatcaataccTTATTACACAAATGCACACGTTCAGGGGCAAGGTAGGAATCCCACCACCGCAAAATTCACAGTAAAGACATCCAtgtccacacacacacactcacacacgtACTCATTAAATGCAACGTTCCACCGTTTGGGATAATAATAGCAAGAGTCCTTACCTTCTTTAACCATGCCGACGCTGAGACACTTCTGAAACCGGCAGTACTGACATCTGTTACGACGCCTCTTGTCCACTGGACAGTTTTTATTTGCCAGACAAACATATTTTGCGTTTTTCTGCACTGTTCTCTGAGAAAAGGCAACAGAGAAATAGTAAACCGATAGTTTCGGGAACAACTTAGAACctgacaaaatgtattttaattacaaCATGAAAAGCGACAGTGCAATTCATATAATtagataaaattaatttcctaaCACACTAGCctgcaggaaaaacaattttattagtGTTAGCTACTGACAATGAAAATCATCTAGGATTGTTCTGAAGCAAGTCTCTGGAGACAGGCAACTTTGAATGATAAAATCATATCTGAAATTACCAGGTCATCGCATCTACCTTTGGGGATTAGATTATCTCCGCTTTTAATATCCCTTTGGGAACAATTTTCTACTTGGTTCATTCCCTTGATTATTGCTGaccttattaaaataaaatcaaaatgatcTGCGATGTACTTCTCTTGCTATCGCTATTGTTAGTCAAATACCACAATAACTGGTTTGGTTAGCCATTAAAATCATcggggagaaaaataaaaataccagaaccctacaaaatatatttagttaAATATTCTGGGAAAGCTAACCTGacctgggaaaaagaaaatagacaGAAGGATACTGTAGCTACATATATGTAATTAGCTCTTAAAGCAGGGTAAAAACTAtaaggagaaattaaaattagtaAAATCCTGCTGAGCCTTGGGAGATTATAATAGAAATTGTTGCAAAATATATACTATGCATTTCCATACTTAAAATCAAATACATCGATAAATAACTcagcacaaaaagaaattaataggAAAGCCATCAGGAGAGGATCAAATTTATCAGTTCAACATTTGGTATTAAATCTTTCCCTGCAATTAAATTGATgggaaaatgctattttatgtttttgttgaaTTTCAAACAACAGCTTCGAAGTACAAGGGACACAGCAAGTAGTATTCATTGCACTTTAGAACTGAAAACTGTTTCActtgagaaattaattttgcagaatAAGCTCTAGCCACAGCTCCCAATGCAGGATATGCTATTAATTTCCATgggggcaggatcaggcccagcagagctgctatTTCCAGGCTGTTTGTGGTCcgttttctaattatttttaagtaacaaGAGAGTTGTACAGGAGATGTGTATTTTAGCATGTTGCCAAAGGATTATAACGAAGTAATATTAGCAGTTCTatgtacaataaataaaaaaaaaaaaacacgctgTGAGCCCTCCCCTACATCTATTTTTGGACTATTTTTGTTCCCATCGTACTTAGGAAATCTTTTACCAGAACAGGGGCATGACTACTATCTGTGCAGAAAGAAATGTACCAAACCAGCCCCAAATTTAACAAATCTTGAACCTATTGAACCTACTACCTAGACtgccccccctccaaaaaaaaaaaaaaaaaagtctacaccAAGTGTTTCACTTAGgctgtttctgaaaaagaaaaaagtcctgAACTCCACCTAAATTTGTTGCAATTATGAAGTGCCCTAAtctaaaagcagaaagaaataattccAGTCTTAAAAGCGTAAGCACGTGCTCAGAAGCTGCCTCATGTAAAGGGGCAGTGCTGCTGACTGCCTTCACAGCCTCCTAAGCCACAAGGGGACACGGCGTGGTGTGGTGTCACTGCTCGGCTAGGTGCTTTCAATGGGCGAGACCTCGCTCGCTTCCTGAACTGATGAGGCAGCAGCcaaataaaagttaaatatttggTTTTGCTCCGCGCCAGAAGTTGCCCTGTGGGCTTTCGGATGCATCTCGTTTCCAGCTAGGCTTGGTGTGGAGGAGGTCCAAGCCCTGGCACAGTGGTGGGGTcgggtgggagggaaggggaagatgaaggaggcagggaggggagcgaGACCCGCGTCCTGGCGGAGCTCTCACCTTGAAGAAGCCCTTGCAGCCCTCGCATGTCCGCACGCCGTAGTGCTGGCAGGCGGCGTTGTCCCCGCAGACGGCGCACGTGCCCTCCCCGGACGAGGAACTCCTGCTGGGCGGGGAAGGGAGGCCACTGCCACCGCCACCGCTGGCCTCCCCCATCAGGCTGGAGGTGGCCGCGTTGAGGCCGAGCGGGGAGAAGGCTAAGGTGGCTGGTCTTTTGGCCAGGGGGAGCCCATACGAGTGGCTCTCCATGGGGGCTTGGCCAGCCGCCGGCCGGTCGGGGCCCAGGGGGAGGCTCAAGGAGGCCGGGTCGTAGCACATGTGGGCGGCCGCCGCCGGCGTGTGCGGAGGGGAGTGCTTGAAGTGGAAGAGGGGGAAGCGCGGGGGCACAGTCTTCATGGGGGCGGCCTCCATCAGGTGGCCGGGGGGCAGGCAGGTCTGGGTGGGCTGCAGAGGGGGCTCGTCCCACAGGCTCTGGTGCGGGGGGAAGCCCGGCGTGGTGGGTGTGGAGGGCGGTGACTGCTTGAAGTACATGGAGGTGCTGGGCATCCCTTCGTCCGTGGAGGGCGGCAGCGAGGGCTGGTAGGTGGAAAGGCGGGCGTCTTCCATCTTGATGAGGGGCCTCTGGCTGGAGGAGGCGGATTGCATTTGGTAGAGGCAGGAAGGCTTGAGCTCGTAGCTGCCGGAGTAGCCCTCCATGAAGGTGctgaagctggggagggaggtggtggcggtggcAGTGATCTCGGTGCTGCTCAGGTCCATGGTCAGCTTGGCATAGTCAGGGTTCATGATCTCCGAGCTGTACTCCGAGCCATAGGCGTAGGTCTGAGCTGCATAATTCGAACCGGGCGGTGAAGGGCTATACTGCGCTTGCACACAGGGCATATCTGCAAGGGCAAAGGAGAAGATGAACAGCAAGCCCCACGTGCTGAAGACACAGTCCAGACTCTTGCTAACCTCTTTCCGACGAGCTTTCCCACATTTCATGGAGCTCGGTCAGACACCCGACTCCCACTCTCACCTGGACAtgggaaacaaaaattaagCTCAAGTCGTTCCCCTTCTATGAGGAACATGTATCAGGGATCAGCTGAGCATTAGGTATGAGGGAGCCTGCTCTCTTCTGCTTGCTGGGTCCACTCAAATTTATACCAGTGTCAGCGAGAGGAGAATCCATCTCCAGCCTGCCCTAGATCCGCTGCTTAATATACATAGGTGTCAATGAGAATTAGATAAGCGGAATGGGAACGGTTTATGGCTCTAAATCTATCTCTGTATGCGTGCGACCGTGCCATAAAATTTTCATGAAGGGTAAACTAGATTACCAAATGCATAATATTAAAACCGATATTTAGTTTAAAAGGAACAGCATCTACAGTGGATGTCAGAGGAACAGCTCAAATCACAGTATTTGCTACTTAAGGCTTGCAAACATCAATTTTGCTTACTCAACTCTGGGCCTTCAAAGCATATTTCTGGTCAGCTAATAACTCAGGGTTGGTGTCTAGCTGCTACTTTTGAGGCTTATCTGTAGTGGAACATTCTCCTCAAAAAAGTGAGCGGTACAACATATCCCTAAATTCGcaaaaatgtaagagaaaaagTAAGGggcatttcagtttttaaaagaaaacgaCAATGTAATTGTTTTTGTCCATTAGCTGTAAAAGTTAATGTGGTTCACTGGTAGCCGGGAGGGTTTCAGCAACACAGTGcctgcaaagattttttttttccctcttacaTTTCCTACTAATCCACTATTTCCTTGGTTGCTCTCAAGAAACAATGGAGCCAATTCTGCAATCCACCTGAGGTTCACCTGGCCAAACAACGTGAGACTCTAGCCCAGAATTTGCAACCCAGACTAGAAGTGCATGGCGTGCTTTGGTTCTGCAGCAGAGGAATAAAATGCATCAATTAGCGCAAATACTCTCGTAAAGAGACCAGAAAAGTAAATATGGAGAAAGTGTGTATCAAAAGTCGGCGCAGTTCAGCTCTTCTTAATTGTGGTAATTTATATTCCTAAAGTACTCGACAgaaaattcatattaaaaaaagaaaaaaaaaaaagccacattaaaaataatggggTTTTCCTCAGTATTTTAAGAACTCCCTTCACTTTTAACTTTTCAATATTCACTTGAACCTGCCGTGCAAGGATCCAAATAATAGGTGTCAGATCAACTTTCCATTCTTCCCTGCCCGCTTTGCAGATAAATGTAAGCCAAGCACCAGATTTCAATTATCGTGTTGTCACAGAGTATTCAGATCTTCCTTCTTCtcaagaaaacatcaaaaagtgggagaaaaaaatagtgctgttttctgaaattgcCAAGACCTTTCTGCTTGCAAATCCAcgtatttagagaaaaaaaaaaaaaaaaaaaagataggacAACAACACTTCCACAAGCCTTGCCTCCCAATCTTATTTACGTATCTTCCCACAAAGGTCTCTTTTTCCTATCAATATCTCCGTCCGTGCCGTTCCCTGCACACACATTTCATGCCAAGCCCTATTACTATCATTTGTTTAGCTTAAGGACTGCCTGCTAAAATGCACTGATCAGTGCTTAATCgaacagaaagggaaagcaaTTCCTTCCACGCGCTTCCACTGAGGAACACAACTGAACGAGCGGGCAGATAATGTCACACGTGGACGCGCTGATATGCGGccccaggaaggaaaaaagcttcTTGCTAGCTCAGAAAACCAGCAGGGATTCAGGGAAACAGATCGCTACAGGTTTGGGGGGTTGGTTTTTAATCTCCTTAGCAGGAGAGCTGAGGTGAGGGCCCTGAATTCTGCTCAAAGTGGGCTGAGAAAGCCTAAGTCTAAAATAAGTCTGACCTGAGGACAGAAAAAATATCCCCAACGTAAAGGTCTGGTGCGCTCTGCGCAACTCCTCCTACTTCGCCCTCTGCCAGCACCTTCCTCTGACTAATCCTAACCCCTACTTTTCCTCTCGGGGCACAGACGTTAATCACCCCGCAAAGTAAATAACCCGGGCTTTTCTCTTCTTGACCCAACAacgttaggaaaaaaaataaagataaggataaaaaaaaaaaaagcggtaCGGGAGGTTGGCTGGTGGGCGGCGTGTCACCAAAGCCCGGAGGAAGAAGGAGTGAAAAACCAGGGCAGGGATACTCGGAGGTATTCTTCTCATCCTATTAGTGGCATCCTTGCgagagagagggagagctgGGCGTGAGGGAtgcctgcagcagcatcccACCCGGCGGCTCCCCATCCGCTCCTTCCACGTCGCTCGGGGGCGAGCCCGGCTTCAAGAGGGGAGCCCGGGGAAGGCGTAGGGCACCTGGcatccctcctcttcctcgccgGCTGCTTACCTGGCGGGTATCTTGCGCGCTGAAtggtggggctggtggggcgggcggcaccgggcggcggcggcggcggcggcggcggggggctccgTGCCGGCTGGGACCTCTCTGCGGAGGCTGCTTGGGAGGCTGGCCTCGGCGGGGGGCGCTCTTCCGACCCGGGCGCTGCGAGGAGCAAGGAGAGAGTCAGGAGCCGGCTAGGGGGGGAGCTCAGCCCCGGGGTGGGCAAGGGGAGCGCCCCCCCGGCCGCGGGTGCCGTGCAGCGGAGGCTCCCCGTGGGATGCTCCGGCCCCTCCGCCCTCTGCGGGCTGCGActcctgctctctctctcttttttttttcctctttttcctcttttcccttttctccccagctttcccctTCCTCGCCtttcccccctgccctgctgccgggCTGCCGGGTGCCTCCCCGGCTCCCATCTCCAGCTCTGCGCCCTCCCCGGGCGCGGGGCTCGGGATGCGCCCCCCTCCCCGAGCCGCCGGTTTCCTAGAGACACTCGGTGAGCTTTGAAGCACGCAGCACCCCTCCGGAGAGCAGCCGCCGGAGCCAGGAGCTCCGAGCCGTGAGGGCTGTAAATTAGGAAGAAATCAGCCCCCACTCCTCCCCTCTCGGCacagctcttttcttcctccgTGCGCTCCGCATTCagcccccagtgccacccctccccaccccgtAAGGCGAGGAGGAAAAGCGTGAAACGCTCCCATTGTGACCGGGACTTCTCCAGGCGAGTTTCGAAACCTTCATTTACCCGGCAGGGACCGccgaggagaggagaaagggggtggtggtggtggtgggggggagCTCCATTGAATTAAAAGTTTCGAGCTCCGCTTCCAGCGCCGGTGCGCTCCCGGCTTTGCGCATCCCCTCCACCCCCTGCCGGAGCCGCAGACGCTCGCTCCCCAAAATCCACGGGGTTTCGGGCGAGTTCCCGAAAGCAACCTGCGGAGAAAAGCCTCTCCTGCTCGGGCTCGGTCCATTGTGCCCGCGGGGCCAGGCTCCGCTCGTACGGCAGTCTCCACGGAGGAGAGGGAAGCGGGGCGAGGAATgcgagcggagcggagcgggccggggaaaaaaaaagttggcgGCGCCTTCCCAAagtttggggggtttggggggatttattttttttttccggagaagaaaaattaaaaaaataataataaaaaagataataaaaaaaaaaaagaaaaaaaccaccgAGCCCCACGCAGCCGAACCCCCTGCGGGGATCAGCCCTTTCCGCGCCTGCCTTGGGAAATAgtctcaaaaaataataaaaaacaataataaaaaataaagaataaaaaataagaaaataaaaagcacgCAACCAAACGCAAACGCCAGCTGCACCCAGGTGAGCCGCACCTCCGCCCGCGGCGCGCCGGCTATCGCGATAGCGCCGTCCCGACAGCCGTCCCCGGCACCAGGTCGCGACAGAGCGCCTCGCCGGCTCGCTCCCAGCCCGGCCGGCGAGCGAGGCGCTCGGTGCCCCGGCGCACACATCGCGGGGCTCGGGAGCCACCGGGGTGCCGGTGGCCGGTGCCagcgggggggctccggggctcGGCGGGACTGTCGCGACCCTGCGAGgcgccagcagcaggagcagcaggagcagcaggagcaggagcagcagcgccAAGTTGTGCCGGAGGAAGGAGCCGAGCGAGTGCCATTCATCCCCGCCGGCAGCATCATTTCCATGACAACAACCAGCAGAAAGCCCTCGGTACCGGCTGCCCGGCCCGGGACGAGCCGGGGGACACCGGGGAGAGGGGACacccgggaggggggggggacacccggAGCATCCCATCCCGGTGGCGGCGGAGCTGGGAGacggggaaggaggggaggggatgggagggaggagaaggcgAAAGTTTGGGGCGGTCGCGGCGGTCCCCGAAAGTTGTGGTGCCGGCGGTGCCCATACGTACTCGCTTGCTGTGTGGGTTCCGTCTTTACATCGGGGTCCCCGGCGGCCGCTTCCTCAGCGGGGCGAGCGGGCGCTGTCCAGCGGCCGGGCGGCGACGGGAGCACCGCGGGGCTCGGTGGTGCCGGTGGCGGtggtggaaaaagaagaagaagaagaagaagaggaggctccggAGGAGGTGGCGGCGTTATCCCGAGTCATGGAAAAacggggcagccccggcagccGGGCGAGGCGAGGGGAGGCGAGGCAGGAGCGGAGGGGCGGTGAGGGGCTGCCGGGCGGGGTGCCCGGGGGGCTGCCGTGCGGAGCAGAGGACGGAGGCGCCTCTCCGCGCTGCTCTCCCGCTCCGTGCCTCCGGACGTCATTTATGTGAGAGCA includes:
- the NR4A3 gene encoding nuclear receptor subfamily 4 group A member 3 isoform X2; the encoded protein is MWESSSERDMPCVQAQYSPSPPGSNYAAQTYAYGSEYSSEIMNPDYAKLTMDLSSTEITATATTSLPSFSTFMEGYSGSYELKPSCLYQMQSASSSQRPLIKMEDARLSTYQPSLPPSTDEGMPSTSMYFKQSPPSTPTTPGFPPHQSLWDEPPLQPTQTCLPPGHLMEAAPMKTVPPRFPLFHFKHSPPHTPAAAAHMCYDPASLSLPLGPDRPAAGQAPMESHSYGLPLAKRPATLAFSPLGLNAATSSLMGEASGGGGSGLPSPPSRSSSSGEGTCAVCGDNAACQHYGVRTCEGCKGFFKRTVQKNAKYVCLANKNCPVDKRRRNRCQYCRFQKCLSVGMVKEVVRTDSLKGRRGRLPSKPKSPLQQEPSQPSPPSPPISMMNALVRALTDSTPRELDYSRYCSTDQAAAGTDAEHVQQFYNLLTASIDISRGWAEKIPGFTDLPKEDQTLLIESAFLELFVLRLSIRSDTAEDKFVFCNGLVLHRLQCLRGFGEWLDSIKDFSLNLKSLNLDIPALASLSALTMITERHGLKEPKKVEELCNKITSSLKDHLTFSCQNKGQPLESAEPKVLGVLADLRSLCTLGLQRIFYLKLEDLVPAPSIIDRLFLDTLPF
- the NR4A3 gene encoding nuclear receptor subfamily 4 group A member 3 isoform X1; protein product: MKCGKARRKEVSKSLDCVFSTWGLLFIFSFALADMPCVQAQYSPSPPGSNYAAQTYAYGSEYSSEIMNPDYAKLTMDLSSTEITATATTSLPSFSTFMEGYSGSYELKPSCLYQMQSASSSQRPLIKMEDARLSTYQPSLPPSTDEGMPSTSMYFKQSPPSTPTTPGFPPHQSLWDEPPLQPTQTCLPPGHLMEAAPMKTVPPRFPLFHFKHSPPHTPAAAAHMCYDPASLSLPLGPDRPAAGQAPMESHSYGLPLAKRPATLAFSPLGLNAATSSLMGEASGGGGSGLPSPPSRSSSSGEGTCAVCGDNAACQHYGVRTCEGCKGFFKRTVQKNAKYVCLANKNCPVDKRRRNRCQYCRFQKCLSVGMVKEVVRTDSLKGRRGRLPSKPKSPLQQEPSQPSPPSPPISMMNALVRALTDSTPRELDYSRYCSTDQAAAGTDAEHVQQFYNLLTASIDISRGWAEKIPGFTDLPKEDQTLLIESAFLELFVLRLSIRSDTAEDKFVFCNGLVLHRLQCLRGFGEWLDSIKDFSLNLKSLNLDIPALASLSALTMITERHGLKEPKKVEELCNKITSSLKDHLTFSCQNKGQPLESAEPKVLGVLADLRSLCTLGLQRIFYLKLEDLVPAPSIIDRLFLDTLPF
- the NR4A3 gene encoding nuclear receptor subfamily 4 group A member 3 isoform X3 codes for the protein MPCVQAQYSPSPPGSNYAAQTYAYGSEYSSEIMNPDYAKLTMDLSSTEITATATTSLPSFSTFMEGYSGSYELKPSCLYQMQSASSSQRPLIKMEDARLSTYQPSLPPSTDEGMPSTSMYFKQSPPSTPTTPGFPPHQSLWDEPPLQPTQTCLPPGHLMEAAPMKTVPPRFPLFHFKHSPPHTPAAAAHMCYDPASLSLPLGPDRPAAGQAPMESHSYGLPLAKRPATLAFSPLGLNAATSSLMGEASGGGGSGLPSPPSRSSSSGEGTCAVCGDNAACQHYGVRTCEGCKGFFKRTVQKNAKYVCLANKNCPVDKRRRNRCQYCRFQKCLSVGMVKEVVRTDSLKGRRGRLPSKPKSPLQQEPSQPSPPSPPISMMNALVRALTDSTPRELDYSRYCSTDQAAAGTDAEHVQQFYNLLTASIDISRGWAEKIPGFTDLPKEDQTLLIESAFLELFVLRLSIRSDTAEDKFVFCNGLVLHRLQCLRGFGEWLDSIKDFSLNLKSLNLDIPALASLSALTMITERHGLKEPKKVEELCNKITSSLKDHLTFSCQNKGQPLESAEPKVLGVLADLRSLCTLGLQRIFYLKLEDLVPAPSIIDRLFLDTLPF